The following coding sequences lie in one Flagellimonas eckloniae genomic window:
- a CDS encoding DUF3108 domain-containing protein — translation MKKFCIIVFFFIALPGIAQKTHPAFKAGEWLKFRIHYGFLNASYATLNLSKDSIDSIPVYHVVGRGKTTGFASIFFKVDDTYESYFGRNDGKPYRFIRKINEGGYTKDIEIDFYHNEDKAILTDNKNGKEFNIPVHDDIQDLLSASYHLRNSYSLDEFEVGKSIDMDMLFDDDGIYKFKLKFLGKEVIRTKFGKVECLKFRPLVQSGRVFKENESLTLWVSNDLNKIPVRIKADLAVGSLKADLEAYNGLRNQFKIIMR, via the coding sequence ATGAAAAAGTTTTGTATCATTGTTTTTTTCTTCATTGCATTGCCGGGCATTGCACAAAAAACCCATCCAGCTTTTAAAGCAGGCGAATGGCTAAAATTTAGGATACATTACGGATTTCTCAATGCTAGCTATGCGACTTTAAATCTTAGCAAAGATTCTATTGATAGTATCCCTGTGTACCATGTGGTTGGTAGAGGAAAAACAACGGGTTTTGCCAGTATCTTTTTCAAGGTAGACGATACCTATGAGAGTTATTTTGGCAGAAACGATGGGAAACCATACCGGTTTATTCGAAAAATAAACGAGGGAGGGTATACCAAGGACATTGAAATAGATTTTTACCATAATGAGGACAAGGCAATTTTAACGGATAACAAGAATGGCAAGGAATTTAATATTCCCGTACATGACGATATCCAAGATTTATTGTCGGCCTCATATCATTTAAGAAATAGTTACTCACTTGATGAGTTTGAAGTGGGGAAGTCGATTGATATGGATATGCTGTTTGATGATGATGGAATTTACAAATTCAAACTTAAATTTTTGGGAAAAGAAGTTATACGAACCAAGTTTGGAAAGGTAGAATGTCTTAAATTTAGGCCTTTGGTTCAATCTGGCCGTGTTTTTAAAGAAAATGAAAGCCTTACCCTTTGGGTATCCAATGATTTAAATAAAATTCCTGTACGCATTAAAGCGGATTTGGCCGTTGGATCATTAAAAGCAGATTTGGAAGCCTATAACGGACTCAGAAACCAGTTTAAAATAATAATGAGATAG
- a CDS encoding tryptophan 2,3-dioxygenase family protein, whose product MKNDERIESQINKLEEKFKNSGQDLSSYLDGLLYQKYLTYWDYIHLDTLLSIQVPRTHFPDEEIFIMYHQITELYFKLILHEQKQIVEDKSQDLQFFIEKVRRINSYFKALISSFSIMIKGMEREQFLRYRMALLPSSGFQSAQYRMIEVYATPLENLVHQTGRESFSSENSIEELFENIYWKKGATDLSTGEKTLTLKQFEFRYTPRLLRIANQVKQSTIYHKYLQLPKKLKEDKELIKSLKDLDINANVNWPLMHMGSAYRYLAKDNKEVDATGGTNWKDYLPPSFQKIIFFPTLYSEKELDDWGKQWVDHIFNPAKK is encoded by the coding sequence ATGAAGAATGATGAGCGAATTGAGTCCCAAATCAATAAGCTTGAAGAAAAGTTTAAAAATTCAGGGCAGGACTTAAGTTCATACCTTGATGGGCTTCTATACCAAAAGTACCTTACCTATTGGGATTATATCCATTTAGATACATTGCTGAGCATACAAGTGCCTCGCACACATTTTCCAGATGAGGAAATCTTCATCATGTACCATCAGATTACGGAACTTTACTTTAAACTGATTTTACACGAACAAAAGCAAATAGTTGAAGATAAATCCCAAGACCTTCAATTTTTTATAGAAAAAGTCAGAAGGATAAACAGCTATTTCAAAGCACTTATATCATCCTTTAGTATTATGATAAAAGGTATGGAGCGAGAGCAATTTTTACGATATCGTATGGCTTTGCTCCCATCCAGCGGATTTCAATCAGCTCAATATAGAATGATTGAGGTTTACGCAACACCTTTAGAAAACTTGGTTCATCAAACAGGGAGGGAATCTTTTTCATCAGAAAACAGCATCGAGGAACTGTTTGAAAATATCTATTGGAAAAAAGGAGCAACAGATTTATCTACAGGAGAAAAAACCTTAACGCTAAAACAGTTTGAGTTTAGGTATACCCCAAGATTACTTAGAATAGCAAACCAAGTAAAACAAAGTACCATTTACCACAAATACCTACAACTTCCCAAAAAATTAAAGGAGGACAAAGAATTAATAAAGTCATTAAAGGACTTGGATATAAACGCAAATGTAAATTGGCCATTGATGCACATGGGTTCGGCATACAGGTATTTGGCTAAGGATAATAAGGAAGTTGATGCCACTGGAGGCACCAATTGGAAAGACTATTTACCTCCTAGTTTTCAAAAAATAATATTTTTCCCAACTTTGTATTCAGAAAAAGAGTTGGATGATTGGGGAAAACAGTGGGTGGACCATATTTTTAATCCGGCTAAAAAGTAA
- a CDS encoding peptidoglycan DD-metalloendopeptidase family protein encodes MQRFFGAILALVVLVSCKDEKVEPPKEMAQETVEVPVVKHFGFNLDEFKVVQDTVKWGDSFGELMLKNKVDYPKIATISENYKDTFDVRKIMVGKPYLILKSKDTSEIAEIFIYENDRINYTVVDLRDSVKAYKSKKDVKYVEREVGGIINSSLSQTLDSLGVDYNVTIDLSEIYAWTIDFFRLEKGDKFKVIYDERFINDTLYAGRGPIKAAFFEHKGKPIYAFPYVTDSLKNILDYYDQDANNLRSTFLRAPIKFGYRLSSRYNLKRRIAYYGYKVRPHKGTDYAAPVGTPIIATADGTVSESTRRGGNGRYVKIRHNGTYSTQYLHMKKQKVKRGEFVRQGDVIGWVGMTGNTGGPHVCYRFWKNGRQVDPLREKLPSAEPIVDSLRTDYVQYVEPLKAQLDCIEYAKPFAEPEPEENLITLNQ; translated from the coding sequence ATGCAAAGATTTTTTGGGGCAATCTTGGCACTGGTAGTTTTGGTGTCTTGCAAAGATGAAAAAGTAGAACCGCCAAAGGAAATGGCGCAAGAGACTGTTGAAGTGCCAGTTGTAAAGCATTTTGGCTTTAATCTTGATGAGTTTAAAGTAGTACAGGATACTGTAAAATGGGGAGACAGTTTTGGGGAATTAATGCTAAAAAATAAAGTAGACTATCCCAAAATAGCAACAATTTCAGAAAACTATAAAGACACTTTCGATGTAAGGAAGATTATGGTTGGGAAGCCCTATTTAATTCTAAAATCCAAAGATACATCAGAGATTGCAGAGATTTTTATTTACGAAAATGACCGCATTAATTATACTGTTGTGGATTTAAGGGACAGTGTAAAGGCCTATAAGAGCAAAAAGGATGTAAAATATGTTGAGCGAGAAGTGGGAGGTATAATAAACAGCAGTCTTTCCCAAACACTTGATAGTTTGGGGGTAGATTATAATGTGACCATCGATCTTTCGGAAATCTATGCCTGGACCATTGACTTTTTCAGACTTGAAAAAGGAGACAAGTTCAAGGTTATCTATGATGAACGGTTTATCAATGACACTCTATATGCAGGTCGTGGTCCTATAAAAGCGGCTTTTTTCGAACATAAGGGAAAACCAATATATGCATTCCCCTATGTAACGGATTCACTTAAGAACATTTTAGACTATTACGATCAGGATGCCAATAATTTAAGAAGCACCTTTTTAAGGGCTCCAATTAAATTTGGATATCGTTTATCATCTAGATATAACCTGAAACGCAGGATAGCCTATTACGGATATAAAGTAAGGCCGCATAAAGGAACTGATTATGCTGCGCCAGTAGGAACTCCCATAATAGCCACGGCTGATGGAACGGTTTCTGAGTCAACCCGAAGAGGAGGAAATGGCCGTTATGTAAAGATAAGGCACAATGGAACGTATAGCACGCAGTATTTGCATATGAAAAAACAGAAAGTGAAAAGAGGTGAATTCGTGAGGCAGGGCGATGTTATTGGCTGGGTTGGAATGACCGGAAATACAGGCGGCCCACACGTATGCTATCGCTTTTGGAAGAATGGAAGACAAGTAGACCCTTTGCGTGAAAAATTACCATCAGCAGAACCCATTGTGGACTCTTTAAGAACAGATTATGTTCAATATGTGGAACCGCTTAAGGCACAATTGGATTGTATAGAATATGCCAAACCATTTGCAGAACCAGAACCAGAGGAAAATCTCATAACGCTCAACCAATAA
- the pgi gene encoding glucose-6-phosphate isomerase: MTLPKINPTTTKAWEKLTTHFKETKDLHLRDLFSSDAERGKKFSLLWNDFLVDYSKNRITEETKSLLLELADEVRLKEAISSYFGGELINQTEGRAVLHTALRAKEGDEVNLEGINIVDEVYEVKGKIKTFSESVISGDRKGYTNKTFTDVVNIGIGGSDLGPAMVTEGLKFYKNHLRMHFVSNVDGDHVHEILKNLDPETTLFVVVSKTFTTQETLSNALTIKKWFLSHASQTDIAKHFVAVSTNTQKIKEFGIAEDNVFPMWDWVGGRFSLWSAVGLSIALSVGYENFDELLSGANEMDVHFKETPFSENIPVILALLSVWYNNFFGAETEAIIPYTQYLSRFSAYLQQGIMESNGKSRDRSGNPTNYETGTIIWGEPGTNSQHAFFQLIHQGTKLIPTDFIGFKESLHGEGDHHNKLMANFFAQTEALMNGKKKEEVEEELKAQGLTAEQIKSLVPFKIFEGNNPTNTFLIEKLTPKTLGSLIALYEHKIFVQGMVWNIFSYDQWGVELGKQLAKNILTDIENSEISKHDSSTHNLLQFFKR, translated from the coding sequence ATGACCTTACCCAAAATCAATCCTACCACAACTAAAGCTTGGGAAAAACTTACAACACATTTTAAAGAAACCAAAGACCTTCATTTAAGGGACTTATTTTCTTCCGATGCTGAACGGGGGAAAAAATTCTCATTGCTTTGGAACGATTTTTTGGTTGATTATTCAAAGAACAGGATAACCGAAGAAACAAAATCGCTGTTATTGGAATTGGCGGATGAGGTGAGATTAAAAGAAGCTATCTCAAGTTACTTTGGAGGGGAATTGATCAATCAAACTGAAGGAAGGGCGGTTTTACATACAGCCTTAAGAGCCAAAGAGGGAGATGAGGTCAATTTGGAAGGCATAAACATTGTAGATGAGGTTTATGAAGTCAAGGGAAAAATAAAAACTTTTTCAGAATCTGTAATTTCAGGAGATAGAAAAGGATATACTAATAAAACCTTTACGGATGTTGTAAATATTGGAATAGGGGGCTCTGATTTAGGCCCTGCAATGGTCACTGAAGGATTAAAATTCTACAAGAATCATTTAAGAATGCACTTTGTGAGCAATGTAGATGGCGACCATGTTCATGAAATACTTAAGAATCTGGATCCAGAGACTACGCTATTCGTTGTGGTATCCAAAACCTTTACTACGCAGGAGACGTTGAGTAATGCACTTACCATTAAAAAATGGTTTTTAAGCCATGCCTCACAAACGGATATCGCGAAGCATTTCGTGGCAGTTTCTACAAATACCCAAAAAATCAAAGAATTTGGAATAGCAGAGGACAATGTCTTTCCAATGTGGGACTGGGTAGGAGGTCGTTTTTCGCTTTGGAGTGCAGTTGGACTTTCAATTGCATTATCAGTGGGATACGAAAATTTTGACGAGCTGCTATCGGGAGCGAATGAGATGGACGTACATTTTAAGGAGACTCCGTTTTCGGAAAATATCCCCGTTATTTTAGCACTTCTAAGTGTTTGGTACAATAACTTTTTTGGCGCGGAAACTGAGGCTATAATTCCATACACCCAATATTTAAGTAGATTTTCAGCCTACTTGCAGCAGGGCATCATGGAAAGTAATGGTAAAAGCCGGGATAGGTCGGGAAATCCAACAAATTATGAAACAGGCACCATTATTTGGGGAGAACCTGGAACAAATTCTCAGCACGCATTTTTTCAGTTGATTCATCAGGGAACCAAACTAATTCCAACGGATTTTATTGGTTTCAAAGAATCCTTACATGGAGAAGGAGATCACCATAACAAGCTTATGGCCAATTTTTTTGCACAAACGGAGGCCTTGATGAATGGAAAGAAAAAGGAGGAAGTAGAGGAAGAATTGAAAGCACAGGGATTAACAGCCGAGCAAATAAAGTCATTAGTGCCTTTTAAGATTTTTGAAGGAAATAATCCTACCAATACATTTTTGATAGAAAAACTTACACCAAAGACCCTTGGTTCACTGATTGCCCTATATGAACATAAGATTTTTGTTCAGGGAATGGTTTGGAACATCTTCAGTTATGATCAATGGGGCGTGGAACTTGGAAAACAGTTGGCCAAGAATATTCTTACAGACATTGAAAATTCCGAAATAAGCAAACACGACAGTTCTACACACAATCTTTTGCAATTTTTTAAGAGGTAA
- a CDS encoding TonB-dependent receptor translates to MKQIYLAFVAILVSATAFSQGTITGTVVDGELGVPLPGASIMVRGTNNGTTTDFDGNFSIEVSETTGSLVISYIGFSTKTISFSSAGSLGTISLSADAEELEGIVVVGTGIIDLANDRQTPIAVSSVPVRIIQEKIGTQDVTMTLVNTPSVYVSGQAGGFGDTNMRVRGFDQDNTAFLLNGQPINGMEDGLMYWSNWSGLNDIASGVQIQRGLGSSKLAISSVGGTVNFVTKSTEMSEGGFGYSTVANNNYIKTSAGYNTGISEKGWGLSVMLSHWQGDGYNEGNFGEGQTYFISAGYRPNDSHNFNFLITGAPQFHDQNFTKPIEDYLEYGVRYNNNWGTYNGEYMTERRNFYHKPVANFNWDWNINSTTNLSTVLYASWGNGGGTGNRGNRIRTAEGRIDYDAIYAQNAQVTDGAGVYFGSEDAYVTRASMNLHSWYGLITNLEKKLSDNLTWNIGYDLRTYYGKHFRVVSDFHGLNSWTENIRLRDQNNNHETYGGFGTYKFVTATESFRPSGWAAAFDTYDTEQKIAYNNEERISYGGLFTQLEYATDTFSAFFQGSISNQYHQRFDIFQYADQALIDGTSPQGTDEPIPAGITDGVDSEKVNNLGYNAKAGFSYRPSQAHSFYVNTGFYNRQPYHDNIYLNFTNQVNPLTENEKILGLEAGYAFSSPMFSATVNLYRTSWKDRVVTSSDVVDDVVTFESNFGTSQLHSGVEVDFKLRPTQDFSINGFASVGDWIYDGEVVTQVTDEERNVLSTETEDVDGGKVGGAAQLSGGLGLVYRICEMVSIDSDFRYYDNLYSDVGAIKENLELPSFSILDAGVTFRAPVGADKSKQLKIRANINNVLDTEYISRLTTATFAEAGDETYDGIAVSNQGFFGWGRTWNVTLRYDF, encoded by the coding sequence ATGAAACAAATTTACTTAGCTTTTGTGGCAATTTTGGTGTCCGCAACGGCATTTTCACAAGGAACAATTACCGGAACGGTTGTAGACGGGGAATTGGGAGTTCCGCTTCCGGGGGCCAGCATTATGGTTAGGGGTACAAATAATGGTACTACTACAGATTTTGATGGTAACTTTTCAATTGAAGTATCTGAAACAACAGGTTCGCTTGTAATTTCTTACATCGGATTCAGCACAAAAACTATTTCTTTTAGCTCTGCAGGAAGTTTAGGCACTATTTCTTTAAGTGCGGATGCTGAGGAATTAGAAGGTATAGTCGTTGTGGGTACTGGTATTATTGACTTAGCTAACGATAGACAAACTCCAATTGCAGTTTCTTCCGTCCCCGTAAGAATCATTCAGGAGAAGATAGGAACGCAAGATGTTACTATGACATTGGTTAACACACCTTCAGTATATGTTTCCGGTCAAGCCGGTGGTTTTGGGGACACGAACATGAGGGTTCGTGGTTTTGATCAGGATAACACAGCTTTCCTTTTAAATGGGCAACCAATAAATGGTATGGAAGATGGTTTAATGTATTGGTCAAACTGGTCTGGATTAAATGACATAGCATCTGGTGTGCAAATTCAACGAGGTTTAGGGTCTTCAAAATTGGCTATTTCTTCCGTAGGGGGTACCGTAAACTTTGTTACCAAATCTACTGAGATGAGCGAAGGAGGATTTGGGTATTCAACAGTTGCCAATAATAATTACATAAAAACAAGTGCAGGGTATAATACAGGAATCTCAGAGAAAGGATGGGGTTTAAGCGTTATGCTTTCGCACTGGCAAGGTGATGGGTATAATGAAGGAAACTTTGGTGAAGGTCAGACGTATTTTATCTCTGCTGGATATAGGCCTAATGACAGCCATAACTTCAACTTTTTGATTACTGGTGCTCCTCAGTTCCACGATCAGAATTTTACCAAACCAATAGAGGATTATCTGGAATATGGTGTACGTTACAACAACAACTGGGGTACATACAATGGAGAATATATGACGGAAAGAAGAAATTTCTATCATAAACCTGTTGCTAACTTTAACTGGGACTGGAACATTAATTCAACCACCAACCTTTCTACTGTGCTTTACGCCTCATGGGGTAATGGTGGTGGAACAGGTAACAGGGGTAATAGAATAAGAACCGCTGAAGGTCGAATAGATTACGATGCTATTTATGCTCAAAATGCTCAAGTTACGGATGGAGCTGGGGTTTATTTTGGTTCGGAAGATGCATATGTAACTCGTGCTTCAATGAATCTACACAGTTGGTATGGTCTAATTACAAACTTAGAAAAGAAACTTTCTGATAATCTTACCTGGAACATAGGTTATGATTTAAGAACCTATTATGGGAAACATTTCAGGGTAGTTTCAGATTTTCATGGCTTAAATTCTTGGACAGAAAATATTCGATTGAGAGATCAAAATAACAATCATGAGACATATGGAGGTTTTGGAACATATAAATTTGTTACAGCTACAGAAAGTTTTAGACCTTCAGGATGGGCCGCTGCATTTGACACTTATGATACCGAGCAAAAAATAGCATATAATAATGAGGAGCGTATTTCTTATGGGGGATTATTTACCCAGTTGGAGTATGCTACAGATACTTTTTCTGCCTTTTTCCAAGGATCGATTTCTAACCAGTACCACCAAAGATTTGATATTTTTCAATATGCGGATCAAGCATTGATTGATGGCACTTCGCCGCAAGGTACAGATGAACCAATTCCAGCTGGAATTACAGATGGGGTAGATTCAGAAAAAGTAAATAATTTAGGATATAATGCTAAAGCTGGCTTTAGCTATAGACCATCTCAGGCTCATAGTTTTTATGTCAACACTGGTTTCTACAACCGTCAGCCCTATCATGACAATATCTACTTGAATTTCACTAATCAAGTAAATCCATTAACTGAAAACGAAAAGATTCTAGGACTGGAAGCAGGATATGCTTTCAGCAGCCCTATGTTTTCTGCTACAGTTAACTTGTACAGAACCTCTTGGAAAGATAGGGTTGTTACAAGCTCAGATGTCGTAGATGATGTGGTAACATTTGAAAGTAATTTTGGAACATCACAATTACATTCTGGTGTTGAGGTAGATTTTAAATTAAGACCAACGCAAGATTTTTCAATAAATGGTTTTGCTTCTGTGGGAGATTGGATTTATGACGGTGAGGTTGTAACTCAAGTTACGGATGAAGAGCGAAACGTTTTAAGCACGGAAACAGAGGATGTTGATGGCGGTAAAGTTGGAGGAGCTGCACAACTTTCAGGAGGTCTTGGACTTGTATATAGAATCTGTGAAATGGTTTCGATTGATTCTGATTTTAGATACTATGACAATTTATATTCAGATGTTGGTGCCATAAAAGAGAACTTAGAGTTGCCATCATTTAGCATTTTAGATGCAGGAGTTACTTTTAGAGCGCCAGTAGGTGCCGATAAATCAAAACAGCTAAAAATTAGAGCCAACATAAATAATGTTCTGGATACGGAATACATTTCTAGACTGACTACAGCTACATTTGCTGAGGCGGGTGATGAAACTTATGATGGTATTGCAGTATCTAACCAAGGGTTCTTTGGTTGGGGTAGAACATGGAACGTTACACTTCGTTACGATTTTTAA
- a CDS encoding endonuclease/exonuclease/phosphatase family protein gives MSISLFAQSQKTYRVRTIAFYNVENLFDTVNDTLIFDDERTPDGSYNWTDERYEKKIEHISNVLSKIGGETTDTSPDIIGLCEVENKNVIKDLVNHPNLLERDYGIVHFDSPDERGIDVALLYKKASYLPSSFKSHRLLLFDEMGQRNYTRDQLVVGGLLDDEEFYFIVNHWPSRRGGASKSAPNRLRAAFLNKRIIDSIQKLNIDAKIISMGDLNDDPRDDSLKKVLKTIGKENQLDSLRLFNPMEKLHKKGLGSLAYRDKWNLFDQFFMTSNLIGKSKEYYSYWKAGIYAPSKIRTIKGKYKGYPFRTYSGSNYTGGYSDHFPVYLYLVREVE, from the coding sequence ATGTCCATTTCTTTATTTGCCCAATCCCAAAAAACATACAGGGTAAGAACCATAGCTTTTTACAATGTTGAAAATCTTTTTGACACCGTAAACGACACCTTAATTTTTGATGATGAACGCACTCCAGATGGCAGCTATAATTGGACGGATGAGCGCTATGAAAAAAAGATTGAACACATATCAAATGTTCTTTCAAAAATAGGTGGGGAGACGACGGATACATCTCCAGATATCATTGGCTTGTGTGAAGTTGAGAACAAAAATGTAATTAAAGACTTGGTCAATCATCCAAATTTATTGGAAAGGGATTATGGAATTGTCCATTTTGATTCTCCTGACGAACGCGGAATTGATGTCGCACTACTTTATAAAAAAGCTTCTTACCTACCATCATCATTCAAAAGCCATAGGTTATTGCTTTTTGATGAGATGGGGCAACGAAATTATACCCGAGATCAACTCGTGGTAGGTGGATTGTTGGACGATGAGGAATTTTATTTTATAGTTAACCATTGGCCATCAAGAAGGGGCGGAGCAAGCAAAAGTGCACCTAATAGACTTAGGGCCGCGTTTTTGAACAAACGTATCATTGATTCCATTCAAAAACTTAACATTGATGCAAAAATTATAAGTATGGGAGACCTTAATGATGATCCCAGGGATGATAGTTTAAAAAAAGTTCTGAAAACCATTGGCAAAGAAAATCAATTGGATAGTTTACGTCTTTTTAACCCAATGGAAAAACTACATAAAAAAGGACTCGGGTCTTTGGCTTATAGGGATAAATGGAACCTTTTTGACCAATTCTTTATGACTTCCAATTTAATCGGCAAAAGCAAAGAGTACTATTCGTATTGGAAAGCTGGTATATATGCACCTTCTAAAATTAGAACCATAAAAGGAAAGTATAAAGGGTATCCATTTAGAACATACTCAGGAAGCAATTACACCGGTGGTTATAGCGACCACTTCCCGGTGTATTTATATTTGGTAAGAGAGGTAGAGTAA